One genomic window of Bacillus mycoides includes the following:
- the tpiA gene encoding triose-phosphate isomerase — MRKPIIAGNWKMNKTLAEAVSFVEEVKGQIPAASAVDAVVCSPALFLERLVANTEGTDLQVGAQNMHFEKNGAFTGEISPVALSDLKVGYVVLGHSERREMFAETDESVNKKTLAAFEHGLTPIVCCGETLEERESGKTFDLVAGQVTKALAGLTEEQVKVTVIAYEPIWAIGTGKSSSSADANEVCAHIRKVVAEAVSPEAAEAVRIQYGGSVKPENIKEYMAQSDIDGALVGGASLEPASFLGLLGAVK; from the coding sequence ATGCGTAAACCAATTATCGCAGGTAACTGGAAAATGAATAAAACTCTAGCTGAAGCAGTTAGCTTCGTAGAGGAAGTTAAAGGTCAAATCCCAGCAGCTTCAGCTGTTGATGCAGTAGTTTGCTCGCCAGCTCTATTCTTAGAGCGCTTAGTAGCGAATACTGAAGGAACTGACTTACAAGTAGGTGCACAAAACATGCACTTCGAAAAAAATGGTGCATTCACTGGCGAAATTAGCCCAGTAGCACTTAGCGACTTAAAAGTAGGCTACGTAGTACTTGGCCACTCTGAGCGTCGTGAAATGTTTGCTGAAACAGACGAATCAGTAAACAAAAAGACTCTTGCAGCATTTGAACATGGTTTAACACCAATCGTTTGTTGTGGTGAGACTTTAGAAGAGCGCGAAAGCGGAAAAACATTTGATCTAGTAGCAGGTCAAGTAACAAAAGCACTTGCAGGTTTAACAGAAGAGCAAGTTAAAGTAACTGTTATCGCTTATGAGCCAATCTGGGCTATCGGTACAGGTAAATCTTCTTCTTCTGCAGATGCAAATGAAGTATGTGCGCACATCCGTAAAGTTGTTGCAGAAGCTGTTTCTCCAGAAGCTGCAGAAGCTGTTCGTATTCAATACGGCGGTAGCGTAAAACCAGAAAACATTAAAGAGTATATGGCACAATCTGACATCGACGGCGCTTTAGTTGGCGGTGCTAGCTTAGAGCCTGCTTCGTTCTTAGGTCTTCTGGGGGCGGTAAAATGA
- a CDS encoding phosphoglycerate kinase gives MNKKSIRDVDLKGKRVFCRVDFNVPMKEGKITDETRIRAALPTIQYLVEQGAKVILASHLGRPKGQAVEELRLTPVAARLGELLGKDVKKADEAFGPVAQEMVAAMNEGDVLVLENVRFYAGEEKNDAELAKEFAALADIFVNDAFGAAHRAHASTAGIADYLPAVSGLLMEKELDVLGKALSNPERPFTAIIGGAKVKDKIGVIRHLLDKVDNLIIGGGLAYTFVKALGHEIGLSLCENDKIELAKEFMQLAKEKGVNFYMPVDVVITEEFSETATTQIVGIDSIPSTWEGVDIGPKTREIYADVIKNSKLVVWNGPMGVFEMTPFAEGTKAVGQALADAEDTYSVIGGGDSAAAVEKFGMADKMSHISTGGGASLEFMEGKELPGVVCLNDK, from the coding sequence ATGAACAAAAAATCAATTCGTGACGTAGATTTAAAAGGTAAGCGTGTATTTTGCCGCGTTGATTTCAACGTACCTATGAAAGAAGGCAAAATTACAGATGAAACTCGTATCCGTGCAGCTCTTCCTACAATTCAATATTTAGTAGAGCAAGGTGCGAAAGTAATTTTAGCAAGTCATTTAGGCCGTCCAAAAGGTCAAGCAGTAGAAGAATTACGTCTTACTCCAGTAGCAGCACGTTTAGGCGAGCTTCTTGGTAAAGATGTTAAAAAAGCGGACGAAGCATTCGGACCAGTTGCACAAGAAATGGTTGCAGCAATGAACGAAGGCGACGTATTAGTTCTTGAAAACGTACGTTTCTATGCGGGCGAAGAAAAGAACGATGCAGAACTTGCGAAAGAATTTGCAGCTCTTGCTGATATCTTCGTAAACGATGCATTCGGTGCAGCTCACCGTGCTCACGCTTCTACAGCAGGAATCGCAGACTACCTACCAGCAGTATCTGGTTTATTAATGGAAAAAGAGTTAGATGTATTAGGTAAAGCACTTTCTAACCCAGAACGTCCATTTACAGCTATCATTGGTGGTGCGAAAGTAAAAGATAAAATCGGTGTAATTCGTCATCTATTAGACAAAGTAGATAACTTAATCATCGGTGGCGGACTTGCTTATACATTCGTTAAAGCTTTAGGTCATGAAATTGGTCTATCTCTATGTGAAAACGACAAAATTGAACTAGCTAAAGAATTTATGCAACTTGCAAAAGAAAAAGGCGTAAACTTCTATATGCCAGTTGATGTTGTAATCACAGAGGAATTCTCTGAAACTGCAACAACTCAAATCGTTGGTATCGACTCTATCCCTTCTACATGGGAAGGCGTGGACATCGGTCCTAAAACACGTGAAATTTATGCAGATGTAATTAAAAACTCTAAGCTTGTTGTATGGAATGGACCAATGGGTGTATTCGAAATGACTCCATTCGCAGAAGGTACAAAAGCAGTAGGACAAGCATTAGCAGATGCAGAAGATACATACTCTGTTATCGGCGGTGGTGACTCTGCAGCAGCTGTTGAAAAATTCGGTATGGCTGATAAAATGAGCCACATTTCTACTGGCGGCGGTGCGTCATTAGAATTCATGGAAGGCAAAGAGCTTCCAGGTGTAGTTTGTCTTAACGACAAATAA
- the gap gene encoding type I glyceraldehyde-3-phosphate dehydrogenase, translating to MTKIGINGFGRIGRNVFRAALNNSEVEVVAINDLTDAKTLAHLLKYDTVHGTLNAEVSANENSIIVNGKEIKVIAERDPAQLPWNDYGVEVVVESTGRFTKKSDAEKHLGGSVKKVIISAPASDEDITVVMGVNHEEYDAANHNVVSNASCTTNCLAPFAKVLNEKFGVKRGMMTTIHSYTNDQQILDLPHKDLRRARAAAENMIPTSTGAAKAVALVLPELKGKLNGGAVRVPTANVSLVDLVVELDKEVTVEEVNAAFKAASEGELKGILGYSEEPLVSIDYNGCTDSSTIDALSTMVMEGNMVKVLSWYDNETGYSNRVVDLAAYMTSKGL from the coding sequence ATGACTAAAATTGGTATTAATGGATTTGGACGTATCGGACGTAACGTATTCCGCGCAGCTCTTAACAACTCTGAGGTAGAAGTAGTAGCAATCAACGACTTAACAGATGCTAAAACATTAGCTCACCTTTTAAAATATGATACAGTTCACGGAACTTTAAATGCAGAAGTATCTGCTAACGAAAACAGCATCATTGTTAACGGTAAAGAAATTAAAGTTATCGCTGAGCGTGACCCAGCTCAATTACCATGGAACGACTACGGAGTAGAAGTAGTAGTAGAATCTACTGGCCGTTTCACTAAAAAATCAGACGCTGAGAAACACTTAGGTGGATCAGTTAAGAAAGTTATCATCTCAGCTCCAGCTTCTGACGAAGATATCACTGTAGTTATGGGTGTTAACCACGAAGAATACGATGCAGCTAACCACAACGTAGTATCTAATGCTTCTTGTACTACAAACTGTCTAGCTCCATTCGCTAAAGTATTAAACGAAAAATTCGGCGTAAAACGCGGAATGATGACAACAATTCACTCTTACACTAACGACCAACAAATCTTAGACTTACCACACAAAGATTTACGTCGTGCTCGTGCAGCAGCTGAAAACATGATCCCAACATCTACTGGTGCTGCTAAAGCTGTAGCATTAGTATTACCAGAACTTAAAGGTAAATTAAACGGTGGCGCTGTACGTGTTCCAACTGCTAACGTTTCTCTAGTTGACTTAGTTGTTGAACTTGACAAAGAAGTAACAGTTGAAGAAGTAAATGCAGCATTCAAAGCAGCTTCTGAAGGCGAATTAAAAGGTATCCTTGGATACAGCGAAGAGCCATTAGTATCTATCGACTATAACGGTTGCACAGATTCTTCTACAATCGATGCATTATCTACAATGGTAATGGAAGGTAACATGGTTAAAGTACTTTCTTGGTACGATAACGAAACTGGTTACTCTAACCGCGTAGTAGACCTAGCTGCATACATGACTTCTAAAGGTCTTTAA
- the cggR gene encoding gapA transcriptional regulator CggR translates to MRSWIQNTKKLLPDLLPVMQTRMQVLQYIRLMQPIGRRNLSASLGMTERVLRSEVQVLKEQNLVHVASSGMTLTEEGTALVLALEDFMKEISGLKVLEKQLKETLDLDEVFVVPGDSDESPWVKLEMGRACVTCIKDRLTANNIVAVAGGTTLAAAADMMQLDCKDLHMLFVPARGGIGEGVELEANTICAKMAQNTMSNYRLLYVPDHVSSEAYASIVTEPSVKEVLELIRSSNIVIHGIGDALTMARRRNTSEADWLKIQASEAVGEAFGYYFNEQGNVVHKVRTVGMQLEDLQHVSHVVAVAGGSSKAKAIQAVIKQGHTSILITDEGAAKQLTKGNTL, encoded by the coding sequence ATGCGCTCATGGATTCAGAACACAAAAAAATTATTACCTGATCTGCTACCTGTTATGCAAACGAGAATGCAAGTACTTCAGTACATTAGGCTTATGCAGCCGATTGGAAGAAGAAACTTATCTGCAAGTCTCGGTATGACAGAACGAGTATTGCGAAGTGAAGTTCAAGTTTTGAAAGAACAAAACTTAGTTCACGTCGCTTCTTCTGGAATGACTTTGACAGAAGAAGGAACAGCTTTAGTTCTCGCTTTGGAAGACTTTATGAAAGAAATTTCCGGGTTAAAGGTTTTAGAAAAACAACTTAAGGAAACATTAGACTTGGATGAAGTTTTCGTTGTCCCTGGTGATAGTGATGAATCACCTTGGGTCAAACTGGAGATGGGCCGTGCTTGTGTGACTTGTATAAAAGACCGTCTGACAGCGAATAATATCGTTGCTGTGGCTGGAGGAACTACGCTAGCTGCTGCTGCGGACATGATGCAACTTGATTGCAAGGATTTACATATGCTATTTGTCCCAGCACGTGGTGGAATTGGAGAAGGTGTTGAGTTAGAAGCCAATACCATTTGCGCCAAAATGGCACAAAATACGATGAGTAATTATCGCTTATTGTATGTTCCAGATCACGTTAGTAGCGAAGCATATGCGTCTATTGTAACAGAGCCCTCCGTGAAAGAAGTTCTTGAGTTGATTCGATCTTCCAATATCGTCATTCATGGAATCGGTGATGCGTTAACAATGGCACGTCGCAGAAATACTTCAGAAGCAGATTGGTTAAAGATTCAGGCAAGCGAAGCAGTTGGCGAAGCTTTCGGTTACTACTTTAATGAACAAGGAAATGTTGTTCATAAAGTAAGAACAGTTGGTATGCAACTTGAAGATTTACAACATGTATCTCACGTTGTCGCAGTCGCTGGAGGTTCTTCAAAAGCAAAAGCAATACAGGCTGTAATAAAGCAAGGGCACACTTCAATTCTAATTACAGATGAAGGTGCAGCAAAACAATTAACAAAGGGTAATACCCTTTAA
- a CDS encoding glutaredoxin family protein produces MKVVLYTKKDCGLCVKAKQILKEVQCEYSFQIEEIDIYEDNDLLEKYHLMIPVVEIGGRQVEYGNIHKGVIINYINNAVKS; encoded by the coding sequence ATGAAAGTTGTACTATATACAAAAAAAGATTGTGGTCTTTGCGTGAAGGCGAAACAAATTTTAAAGGAAGTACAATGTGAATATTCTTTTCAAATTGAGGAAATAGATATATATGAAGATAATGACCTTTTAGAGAAATACCATCTAATGATTCCTGTTGTAGAAATAGGCGGGAGACAAGTAGAATATGGTAACATTCACAAAGGTGTCATAATAAACTATATAAACAATGCAGTTAAGAGTTGA
- the rpoN gene encoding RNA polymerase factor sigma-54, protein MKASLLQEQSLRLAMTQELRQAITMLQYNVQELSEFLYEQSLENPLIELGGFEREKKKSSNTSKSTGKQVENQMEIYSVDSTTIQQHLLNQLQYYKIDEEERKAASFIIMNMDGNGYLQETNEELSELLSAPIDVVDRSVELVQSLEPAGVGARNIQECLSIQLKRLQRRNGLAEEIIDDYFNYFVKKDWRKLVQVLKCTNEELQDAVNCITSLQPKPGLAFSSDKPLYIVPDMAVKKDGDHLVLQMNERNMPRIEIHSEYSALLNNSESEVASYVSEKYQHVQWIMRSLKQRKQTLLQVMNIIMEKQHDFFWKGPEYLKPLALKEVAEELGVHESTISRATRNKYVQTPHGLFEMKSFFSNSISTTEDEAISTKRVKQFIQTLVGAENKKKPLSDQKISKLLEEEHEIVISRRTVAKYREQMHIPASSLRKTIG, encoded by the coding sequence TTGAAGGCAAGTCTTTTACAAGAACAAAGCTTACGTTTGGCAATGACACAAGAGTTAAGGCAAGCGATTACAATGCTCCAGTATAATGTACAAGAATTATCGGAGTTTTTATATGAGCAATCGTTAGAGAATCCCCTTATTGAGTTAGGTGGTTTCGAGAGGGAGAAGAAAAAGAGCTCTAACACAAGTAAAAGTACCGGCAAACAAGTCGAGAATCAAATGGAAATCTACAGTGTGGATTCTACAACGATTCAGCAACATTTATTAAATCAACTACAGTATTATAAAATAGATGAAGAAGAGCGAAAAGCAGCTTCTTTCATTATTATGAACATGGATGGAAATGGCTATTTACAAGAAACAAATGAAGAGTTATCAGAGCTTCTTTCTGCGCCAATTGATGTAGTGGACCGTTCTGTGGAGCTTGTTCAATCGTTAGAGCCAGCAGGGGTAGGTGCGCGTAATATTCAGGAATGTCTATCAATCCAATTGAAGCGCTTACAAAGAAGAAATGGTTTAGCGGAAGAAATTATAGATGATTATTTTAATTATTTCGTTAAGAAAGATTGGCGAAAGCTCGTTCAAGTGTTGAAGTGTACTAACGAGGAATTACAGGATGCGGTGAACTGTATTACATCATTACAGCCGAAACCAGGTCTTGCATTTTCTTCTGATAAACCACTTTATATTGTGCCTGATATGGCGGTAAAAAAAGATGGCGATCATCTCGTTTTACAGATGAATGAGAGAAATATGCCAAGAATTGAAATTCACTCTGAGTATAGTGCGTTACTAAATAATAGTGAAAGTGAAGTGGCTTCTTACGTATCGGAGAAGTATCAGCATGTGCAATGGATTATGCGCAGTTTGAAACAGAGAAAACAAACACTCTTACAAGTGATGAATATTATTATGGAAAAACAGCATGATTTCTTCTGGAAAGGTCCAGAGTATTTAAAACCACTTGCTTTAAAAGAGGTGGCGGAAGAGTTAGGTGTGCATGAGTCTACAATTAGTCGTGCGACGCGTAATAAATATGTGCAAACGCCGCATGGTTTATTTGAGATGAAATCGTTCTTTAGTAATTCTATTTCTACGACGGAAGATGAGGCGATTTCTACAAAGCGTGTGAAACAATTCATTCAAACGCTTGTTGGAGCAGAAAATAAGAAAAAGCCACTTTCGGATCAAAAGATTTCAAAATTATTAGAAGAAGAGCATGAGATCGTTATTTCTCGCAGAACGGTTGCGAAATATAGAGAACAAATGCATATTCCTGCTTCGTCTCTAAGAAAAACAATTGGATAG
- a CDS encoding DUF1657 domain-containing protein has product MTVITKLKQTVSGLKSAQASLEGFALDTDNQQAKQLFQTAAQQTQTIIDSLNPRVEEVQQEEPQYTQQ; this is encoded by the coding sequence ATGACTGTAATTACAAAACTAAAGCAAACTGTTTCTGGATTAAAAAGTGCACAAGCTAGCTTAGAGGGATTCGCTCTTGATACGGATAACCAACAAGCAAAGCAACTTTTCCAAACAGCTGCGCAGCAAACACAAACAATTATCGATTCTTTAAACCCGCGAGTTGAAGAAGTCCAGCAAGAAGAACCACAATACACACAGCAATAA
- a CDS encoding YhcN/YlaJ family sporulation lipoprotein produces MRKLGIITALFMLLFGSLTGCDNSPLDKKVKKEEAKRTEEDKGPKLTKMSTESFNQSISQEAKKKALAMEGIIEATAVNTNLDLYIAVKPEHHERFGLKPLRSKLKKKISDENPTFDIRVSTDKKIFMLIEELENKIKKKKVSKDGIKKQLKLIQSEMGSNI; encoded by the coding sequence ATGCGAAAACTTGGAATCATAACCGCGTTATTTATGCTCCTATTCGGTTCACTTACCGGATGTGATAATAGCCCGTTAGATAAAAAGGTAAAAAAAGAAGAAGCAAAACGAACGGAAGAAGACAAGGGCCCTAAGTTAACAAAAATGAGTACAGAATCCTTTAATCAATCTATATCGCAAGAAGCTAAGAAAAAAGCTCTCGCTATGGAGGGAATTATAGAAGCTACCGCCGTTAATACAAATTTAGATCTTTACATAGCCGTCAAGCCTGAACATCACGAAAGATTTGGTTTAAAACCTTTACGAAGTAAATTAAAAAAGAAGATAAGTGATGAAAACCCTACTTTCGATATTCGTGTAAGTACAGACAAAAAGATTTTTATGCTCATAGAAGAACTTGAAAACAAAATTAAGAAAAAGAAAGTAAGTAAAGATGGCATCAAAAAACAATTGAAACTCATTCAATCAGAAATGGGATCTAATATTTAA